GAGACAGTTCGTGTGGAGAAACGTGATAAAGATGTGTCAACAGTAACAAGCAGTAATGGTtttgaaaagcataaaaatgtTGATGCTGTAGAAGGTGAAAACTGTCATGCATTTGCAGCAGCAAGTGAAAATGGTCATTCTCAAAATGCTGCTTTTAATTCTGTAAAGCCCCTTGTCTGTGACAGTAATGGTACAACAAGTAAGGTGACAACAGGAAGAGTACATGATCACCTTGAATTGCAAAGTGGCAGTATGAAGTGTTGTGCTGACATTTCAGGTTTGAAGAGAAAGCTAAAGGAGGACACCTCCATTTTGCTTGCACAGGATTCTCAATCTCTAGccaaaattgaagaatttaaagaagcGTATGTTACATTATACTTAATCTGTTTTGAAGTCTTATTTAAAACTGATTAGCTTCTGTGGAATAACCTAAATTTCCCAATTTATAttgaagtttattttgattgatgtgtgtttattaaattttgtggttgtgattaATTAGTGATTTTAAACTCTCAAGTTAGATCCTGATTGTGACTAGTTGGATTGAAGCTGTGTTGGACTTTTAGATCTTAATACTAAAGCCTAGTATTCTGAtgaatttcttttgaaattgtttcatTGGTGAGCCATTTCATGAATCAGTTGTTTAAACTGGATGTCTACATTAAACATTATTCGGATAGTTGAATGTTAATTATGTGCTTGCTAACCATTTTGGTTAATCATCTTTACTTttcttaccatttttttttgcttgtttgtGTGCTTCTATATTCTGTTTCAGCCTCAAGCAACAAGCATCTTTGATTTTGGGATCATGCGGTTTTTTTGATAAGGTTTATGATTTTATGCGTGTGAAAAAGAGGTTGTGTGTTCAAGAAGCAGGAAACAATCCAAGTGGTACTGAATTAAAGTAAGTCTCATTTAGTTTGATTTTCTGTACAGTTTGATTTATGTTCAAAGCTTTGATGCTAGTAATTTCCCTTCATATTCAATGTCACCAGAGAAACATGCAAAGCCATTTAGATTCTTGCAAGTAGAGAATATGAATCTGGATTCTGGAGGCAAGTAGAGAATTGTGCCATTCTGGATCATTGCCTTTGCATGATCAGAATATGTATAAATCTCCAAATCTTTGTGTCAAAAAGTTTTGTATTAAACTTGTGCCATTCTTGTCATGTTTCTCTGGTGGTTGCATGTTTATACAATTAAATAGAGTTATCTAAATAGGATTAATGTTATGGCTTTAAACTGGTGTTCCCTTTGCTCTGAAATGCAGGAAGTTGTTGATTGCAGATGCCAAGAGAACCTTTATTTCACAAATACCCGAGTCATTGAAAGAGGACCTTGTCAAACGCCTCCAGTCATTTAGTCAAGAGAAACGGCATTCCTCAGCAGTTTTAGGGAACTCAACTGGTAATtgagggtatttttttttttttggtttttcatttatttatgtgGAGTCCTCGTATCACAGTTTGGCTGGTTGCATGACCATTACTTTTCTGCTATGATATTTTTGCAGTCTCTTGATTTTGTAGCTGGAGGAGCTTGGTGTATAATCTGTACCACTAATTAATGGATTGACATAGATGCCTGTTCTTGAGATCGCAGCTGGGTAACTGTTGTGACCTGTATCTTTGAGCAATTGCTTGCAGTGACAAGAGGTcattatcttgtcttttttattcttaattgcGGCAATATGTTATACTGGTAGATGCACCATTGTTGGTGCTGAGAACGGCTGGGTTCAAAATCTTGCCAGAAATTTTCTTCCTTAAGGCTGTAAAGTTAGTTTTTGGCCGAGAACGAGTCAGAGATCCTATAGATTTTGTACCATACCTTTTTTGGCTATATTTTAGCATAAAATCCTCATTTTATGGATACATTGCATTTCTTTTAGTAAAAATGTTGCTGGATAGTCCTTGAATCCATACACTATCTATGGATTTGCCCTTAAAGCACGACATGGTTTTATTCCTGTAATTGCCCTCCCGCTCCACCTTCTTTGATAACATTGATGCTTAATTAGCTCATAGttgtctttattattattattattattattatattttgcttTTGCCTTGCATGCATTTTTGATCGCATTTTTTTCTGGGATGTGCATCTGATCCGAGGGCATGGATGTGTTGTATGTTGGCTTGTTACACGCCTAAAGTccttttcaaattaaacattttCCATGGAAGCTGAACATGAATCTGGATTCTGGAGGCAAGGGGAAGTATCATATACTATCCTTATGTGGCGTAATCAAGTAGAGATGCGTCGAATATACAATTGTAATGGAGAGTCACGGAGACCTAGAGCGACGTTGCAGGTAGCTGTTTTACTTTTGgctaatctattttattttattttatttgttgcagatagaattatataaaaacttaagtGGAGGGATTATCTTAACCGAGTACAgatttattattacttttttttttttttgtcagtttCTTTCAGTCAGGCATttgatgattatttattttgttgggcACGTTAATCTGCGTATCTTTGGCCCTGgcattataatattgtttttaaaaaatcttgatttaatttatttttagtgtttgtaGATtttactgatgttaaaaataaaattaaaaaaataaaaatatattattttaatatatttataaaatcaaatgctttaaaaaataacttatattttcaaattggtCTCCTAAACAAATTCTAGATAGATTAAGATCCGAAATACAGCAGGCCCGGTTTATGTTTTGTTAGACGTTTATGTTAAAACAATGGATGGTTTGCTTCAGACCCAAGCGAGGGCGTTGAAATTGGTACGAGGATACTAGTACtgtcaaaatgataaaaagaaaagaaaagaacacaaTGCAAGTAGTCCGTCATGAACATTCTTTAGCGGTCGAggtttctttattattttatttttcaagtaataCAAGGGAGGGATAGAAATCTAATGGCTGAAATagtaataggaaaaaaaaacctaaagtatgaaattgtaaaaaaaataattaaatttaaataaaataaataataattaaaagaatggaggttagatttgatagataaaaaaaaaattaaaggagatgaaattaaaatatggttttatttgtataaattattttaaataaaataaataataaaaaaattaaaattaattttgaagggaAAATAAATTGAGGAGTTATTTGTAAATTTGGAGTGAGCATGAAATGAAAAAGGGTTGAAAATGTCAAATCAGACACTTATCAATTATTAGTGGAGGGGTTATTATGATGATTTATATGTCACCAGGAATCCAATGTTTGGTCGCACATCATTCAAAACACATAACAATTATTCTATCATGTTACACGACAATAActtgaagaaaaagataaaaatgaaaagacaaaaatatctTGTGCATcaactttagattttttttattattatgaagaTAATTCTATCGTTTTggtgtgaaaaaataaaaaagatgaaaaagtctttttgcaattttaataatctttttGCTTTCACATCATTTTATCATGCAAGGAATTTTAGAAAGatgaaaaaaccctaaaaaaatgattttgctcCAAAATaagctttgtttgttttttttataagaaagataaaataatacaaaatactgtttcaatccataaaaataataaaaatactgttTTCTTTGATGCttcttagacttttttttttttaatatatatattttgggccAAAAATCAACGGTAAAAAACGTAAAGCTGGAGGGAAAAAGATGTAGATGATAAAGAATTCGCATAAGCGGGTCTCGTTTGTACTCCCTTGtcctttctgttctttttttaccCCTTCGATCCACAATTTCATTTGTACCTGACGTTTTCAAACACGACATGCAAGACTTCTCTCACAAGAAAAATCTGAGATTGGATCTCCGGCATTGATAACTTAGTCAAATTGTTAGGTCTTACGCAAGCAATGACGGCCTTAAAAGAACCTAGACATGCATGCATGGGAAAGTATTCAGTTATAAATATGGAAAGCGAATAAGAAGTTGTGAGATAATAATGGCAGAAGAAGTGGTATTACTGGGTTTTTGGGCTAGTCCTGTTGCAATGAGGGTGAAAATTGCTCTGGCAGAGAAGGAAATAGATTATGTGTCCCGAGAACAGAATTTGTTCAACAAGAGTTCTTTGCTTCTAGAGATGAACCCTGTTTACAAGAGAATCCCTGTTTTGATCCATGAAGGAAAGCCGATTTGTGAATCACTCATCATAATTCAATATATCGATGAAGTTTGGAAACACAAAGCTCCTTTATTTCCCTCCGATCCCTGTGAGAGGGCTCATGCTAGGTTCTGGGCTGACTATGTGGATGAACATGTGagccatccttttcttttcctctagcTAGTTAATTTGTTCTCCTTTATTCAATATAtcgatttctttttttaaacattgttttttcgGAAAATTTCCTTTTCTCTCATTGGAGAACATACTAGACATTAGGCATATGTAATGGAGGAAGCTCTTCCTCACTCTAACTTCTCATATATTGATCATTCCAAGATGCGAAGTTTTGAGACTTCCAAATTTGTAGCCATGATTCTTACGCAACTAATCACGTCAAAGCTCAGCACTTCTTCACCTTTATAAAAACTGTCTGATGATGGGCATTTGCAGATTTACCCAAACGCACAGTTGTTATGGGCAAGAAAAGGTGAACGCCAAGAAGCAGCGAAGAAGAGTCTCATAGAAAGCTTCAAAGCATTGGAAGGAGAGCTTGGAGACAAGCCCTACTTTGGGGGTGCCAGTTTTGGTCTGATAGACATTGCACTTATTCCCTTCTACAGCTTTTTCTACGCATTTGAGACCCTCGGAAGATTTTCCATGGAAGAGGAGTGCCCCGAGATTGTGGCATGGGCTAAGAGATGCTCGCAAAGGGAAACTGTTTCAAAGTCAGTAGTGCTCGACCAGCACAAAGcttatgaatttgttttggaGCTCATGGCGTGGCATGGGGTTAAGTGATAGAGATAATCCGAACAATGAATAACACAAAGAGATAGCGATTCTATTGAATAAAGCCTTTCTTTTCCCCCCTATTTATGGGAGGGCTGATATTTCTCTTTTAAACACTACGAGATTTTACAGTTTTACTGACGGATATATTCCGTCAGTATGTGATTACGAGTTCGttggtaatttatttattgacgtcttcaccgacggaatatgtcCGTCGACTTTCCTTTCTTTGGTAATGCCACATTCCATCGCTATATCAGTCGGCAACATAAAAAAGCATTTGCTGATGGTTTTACAGACGGAAATTAcgtgctaaaaaaaaatttcttgcttgAAATATACCAACGGATTTATCCCGTCGGTGATAGTGTGACATACCGACGGATACATATCGTCGGTAAAGTTGTCAGCGAGTGTTTGAAATACCGACCGAAGATATCCGTTTGTACATTCATCGGTCATTGTGGCAGGTACTGTCAAATACCGATGGATTAAGTCCATTGGTAAATCTGTCGTTCATTGTTTGAAATACTAACCGAATATATCTGTCTGTAAATTCATCAGTGAATGTGGCAACTATTGTCAAATGCCGATGGATTCATTCCTTCGGTAAAACcctttgtgattattttttaaatttgtttttaaaaaattatttagaatacataatataaaattatataaattaatggtaataaaaaccaattatgtaaataaaatttctattaaacataaaaaaaataaagttaaataatattcattaaaaactaaatgtgtttcaaaaaaaatattaaatgaactattaaaggtaaataatatttattacaaattaatataaaggtggagttggaggaggaggaggaggaggctggtggtTATACAACAAAAAAGGATGAGGCGCACATGTTACACTCTGTGATGcaatgttcatgaccatttcacGAAGTTGTTCATGATCCGCTTTTTGTTGTGCATGCTCCGCTTTGAGTTGTGCATACTCTGTTGATAAGTGATCATATTTTTTAGTGAGCTGAGCCGTATGTTGCTGCAAGGTCACGAAATCCTTAGATTGggtgctcgatactgattgggagtTCCCAATGGTTGAAACACTACGGGCCGCCCGCAAGTTTTCGGccatagtgttggagagcccgtaaacccgatttttatcgggtccaccagaCAATTCAACCTTCATCCACAAATCCAGATTGAATTCCAGATGGGTTAAAGGATTgtccccatatctctccctcaaccggttattataggtctcctaaaaataaaaaaagcaatcatcatattcaattcaataaacataataacttacaaaataaaatggttgaagaaACATACCACgaaatgttgagcacggttgtcaacgaactgttgcgctcccttttgatgattttgactccgcacgtgcgtctccacaaacagctccattgTGCTTGGCTCacatccaagagacgtagcctataataaaaaaagatttattaacaacatattaattcaacaatatattttatttaaattaatcttaccatctgttTCGTATGTGTAGCAAACGGAAcagagccgccggtgtgcgttgtcaccgagcaaTGGATTGGCCGATTTCGGTTACCAGCATCAGACTGTGAGCGTTGTGTGAACCACTCAGACGTCACATGCTCAAGATAGAGCAGCCATATATCTGCCGGATGTATATATCGGcttggctcacgtccaagagacgtagcctataatgaaaaaaaaattattaacaacatattaatttaacgatgtattttatttaaattaatcttaccatccgtttcacATGTGTAGCAAACGGAATGGAGCTGctggtgtgcgttgtcaccgagccatgattTGGctgattccggttgccagcaccagactgtgagcgtcgtgtgaatTACTAAGACGTCACGTGCTTAAGATAGAGCGGCCATATATCtaccgggatgtatatcggtttgaaatccctccaaaccgccaCATCGTTTCAGCCTTGGAGAGCATTATCTctcgtagttttttttatgcttcataccgaaaatcacgcaacctacttccatagcgagaaattaaaatttgaaacataaattttttttctaaaaaaaagttgtgttgttttttatgtttatctAGTTGCCTgccgtgattttcccacaccctcctcacaatagTGTCATTTTCACTGTGCGAGGAGAATTTTTCCagtgtataaataaataaatttcaataaaaatgataattcatttacaattatattaataatttattagaaataagttggaaattatatattaacaccaacctcaaatctgtcaaaccatgcattgattttaggcatccatttaggatgtcttgatatctgactccattgaaataatagaatctccatcgacgatttaaacgccgatgatattactcgggcggcctcaatgtttgtgaacatgaaaataaatgaaatagtgattacttcataaattatgttattattattattttttttaaaaaactaaaaccttaacaaacttatattaaaaggtcgtccttccactatgcctcgtacttgcgggtaaattgattctgCTGTGAAGGCACGCTGCCTCTGTGCTATGAACCAACGCTAGAAGAGGCAACATCAGTTGATgacgcaggtggtgtaggtgcctcttcttgagaggcacaaGGAAATATTGTCCTTGCTGTTGGACGAACTTGATGCGACCAGACGtgaacgaccagctctggttttcattctgcgCATCTACccaattaaatgaaaatgttaaaaaaaaattcgatagcacctcccctatactggatactacccaaatcctcaaacctgcaaatattaacaatagccacaaccaattgacccaatctatactaattattccaacatattcaattactaatcttaaggtaaattcaacattaacaattacaattcaaaacattattcaataattatgccaatacaacaaaacaataaattcaaaataaatgaaaacaattaaacacaaatcaggcaataatagagtaaaattaataattcttccaacatattcaattactaattctaaggtaaattcaacattaacaatttaattcaaacaaattatcaataattatgccagtacaacaataaaatatatattgaataaattaaaaaagaattatagactaacaattaaaatcaatggacacaattacacaaatcatgcaataatatagtaaaattactaattattccaacatattcaattgactaattctaaggtaaattcaacatctaacaattataattaaacaaattaatcaataattatgtcaatgcaacaataaaatatattcaataaattaaaaaaaaattatagactaacaattaaaatcaatggaaataattaaacacaaatcatgcaataatagagtaaaattactaattattcaaacatattcaattactaattctaaggagtaaattcaacattaacaacaaattaactaacaattatgccaatacaacaaataaaacatatcaataaattcaaaaaaaaaaaaactatagactttatgaaagaaatatacataccttaataatgtgttgaattcaaaactttatctgcattacaaaaaaaatacactaaacaaaaaaaacataacaagaataaaaataactaaaaataaaataaaatgaaatagaaaaaaaaacaaataacttttaatgtgatgaagattcacaataaatcttgctagagattctagttgaaagccttgaaggattgagaggaaaaaaaatcgaaattttgaggtgaaaaaatggatgagaagaaaaataaactgaagGGGCGTTCGCTGGGACTTATAgtcagttttaccgacggattcattgacgaaaataaaaaattattattattttaattaaatccgtCGACAACGTGTCAAAAATCCGtctgtaatttttgaattttgcaccaaaatttttaattaccctccgtATTTTtcacggtccgtcggtaattctatTGGTAATATCACACGGTTAGAGGTGCATTCAATGCATACCCTTTGGAATTCACACATTTTGTCGgtatttttgttggtaaaattTGTCCACCGATGGACATTAATTATGTTGGTATTTGATGTCGGTGATTGtgggcattttgttgtaattattttagaactctctatgagatgccaACGGacgttattccgtcggtataaacatcggtgattgtggcattttgttgtaattatttttcaactctctgtgagatgtcgACGGACATGTTTCCGTCAGTACGGATGTCAGTTAATTCGTCGGTAAGTACGTCAGTGATTGTGGAATtctattgtaattatttttgaactctctatgagatgctGATGAACGTTATTCTGTCGGTAtagacgtcggtgattgttaCAATGTACAATAAATGTGTCATGacctaatttttaaataaataatacaaaatgaatggataaaaatatatttgaaaatggggttaaaacaatacaaattgAAAGATCATGGAtgaaattatcagatttgagagTAAATttgtcagaaattgaagaattaataagtttggaaatttagttaaaatttggattagtttaattaatgaaattcaaagaattaataagtttgtggacttaattaaactttgatttaattaattaaataaattcagggacttaattgaaattaatccaagggtaaaattaaaaatttattgattaagggacccaattgatacatttcaaactatttagggaccaaattgaaaaaagtcATGCCAAGGACACAACGACGCCATTTTGGAGGCATTGTTCATCGTCTCCTATGCTTGCGTGGATGAAGCTGGTTCAACAGGGAAATCAGCAGCAATTCAATCCGATCAAGGGTCACGTCTCCTGCCTATTATCCTCAAGTTGTTATTTCCAGTGCCAGGAGGTTAATTGCAAAGGTGGCACTCTGTTTTTCCAGAAAAAGAAGCAGAAATGAACGTGCCTCACGATCGTGAGGCATGAAGccattctctggctttatataaaagccagagaaggcCATAAAAGGGGGAGGGCCTCAGCAACAGAGGGGGAGCTgacgaaaaaaaatcaacccagaAACCAGAGCAAAGACAGGAGGAAGAACACTGGAAACAGAGAAGGAGTGGAAAGTCAATAACACAGGGcactgaaacaagaaaaaaaataggggGCAGAGCAGGATCCGAAACAGCAAAACTGGGGAAAGAATCGACAGATCATAGAGCCGAACAGAGACTAAAACCTAGGGaaacagagagagggagagactgGGAACGAATAAAAAAACCAGAGACAAAGAGAACAAGAACATAGACACGCAGAAGAACAAAGACGGAGAGAAACAGAACTAGGGGAAACAAACAAGAGAAACAAAGAATgaccagaaagaaagaaaacgaaaagGGAGACAGAAGGTTATTGTCCAGCCAGCGCGCCTTCGCCACCACCATCGTCTTCGTCCCTTTCGTTTCCTGCACTGAGGTAAGCGCCGCtccctttgcattttaattcactgctactgtagcagtgaattacaATTCATTGGGCAGGCGTGCCACCCAACCGGGTCACTGGTTTAGACCAGTGACCCAACCGAGTTAGCCTAGcccccaaaataaaaaaaataaaaaaatagaaaaatagaaaagtataataaataataaaaaaacagaaaaataaaaaaggtaaaaataaaaaaaatgtgtatgcacaaataaaaataatgtaaatttattggtttattcactgacgccagagtcaggaataaaaatactggtttaaatttatattatttttattcgttgtattttattttatttagctagaaaaataaaaaaatatgtgcatatgtaaaaataaatttatttttatttatttgttcacttgcgctagagtcgggaatacaaaatattgatctaatttattttatagctacgtgatatttaccaacgccagagttggaattatccgtagttgaatattcactagtCCTAGAGAAAGGAATATTGCAAGGAAACCATCAgagcataaaccaataaatatttagcaatttaagacaaaaccagcaatgcagtctgcctccaGCAGAATGTAAAAGGGGTGATAATGTCTTCCCtattacgtaaccagtcccgtatcatagaatctctgttgaccagttagggttcttagtgagcataatactaggtggcgactccttaaactaaaccttttttctaaaagaaccagatgccagaaatccattctttttccataatctagataattttttaattgttcgcCGTGATGTCCAGGTGCGACaaaatattgtatttgtattttctatttaccttcctgcaaaaacttcaatgataaactgtccatcgcacaaaacaatagcaacaatgcttaaacaataaatatatatttcgtgttacaaaatatatcatccataatgtaaattacatgaagaaaagggttttacacagggcttcattttgatagttagtcagaattttcttcttcttcgtcatcaattgaatagtcatcaccttcatcgcaatcttcaatatggatatcatcttcttcaatatGGTGTGGCAGAGGGCAGAATTGGGTTGTGGTTGGGGCCGGTTTGGTAAGTAGTAGGCTGAAAGGATGGAGGAGGGTTCAAggatggaagataggtaggtggGGTAGGAGGTACCGGTGAGGATGTTACCTGTTCAGACTTTGGAAAAGGAAAGAcattttcatgaaaacgaacatgacgggagatATAAATACGATCAGACTCTAAGTCAAGACAACGATAACCAAGATGGGATGAGCTATaacctaaaaacacacaaggtGAAGACCagaaatctaatttatgagcatgatatggacgtaaaaaggggaaacaaagacacccaaaagtacGTAGGAAgttataatcaggagtgcgTCGAAACAGACACTCAAACGGAGATGTATTTTGGAGAACAAGAGTAGGCATACGATTAATAAGGTAGACCGATGATTCAAAAACATAGTTCCAAAATCGCAATGGGGCACTACACTCGCCTAAAAGGGTTAGGCCAATTTCGACAATATGTCGATGACGACATTCAAcagtgccattttgttcatgagtatgaggacaaattaaccgatgatgaataccaatggtctgaaaaaatttatttaatttacgatattcaccgccccaatcagtttgaatagatttaattttaagagaaaactgacgctcaacaagtgtttgaaaacgttgaaaagtgaaaaagacATTAGATTTGgcaacaagcggataataccaTAAATGTTTGGTATGCGCattgacaaaaataacaaaatagcggaagccatcagaagaaaacataGGGGtaggaccccaaacatcactaaaaattaattcaagtggggcAGACGTTTTGTGACCCGTAGGTCGTAATGAGAAACGAGAC
This is a stretch of genomic DNA from Populus alba chromosome 11, ASM523922v2, whole genome shotgun sequence. It encodes these proteins:
- the LOC118038339 gene encoding probable glutathione S-transferase parC; its protein translation is MHGKVFSYKYGKRIRSCEIIMAEEVVLLGFWASPVAMRVKIALAEKEIDYVSREQNLFNKSSLLLEMNPVYKRIPVLIHEGKPICESLIIIQYIDEVWKHKAPLFPSDPCERAHARFWADYVDEHIYPNAQLLWARKGERQEAAKKSLIESFKALEGELGDKPYFGGASFGLIDIALIPFYSFFYAFETLGRFSMEEECPEIVAWAKRCSQRETVSKSVVLDQHKAYEFVLELMAWHGVK